A single window of Caldicellulosiruptor bescii DSM 6725 DNA harbors:
- a CDS encoding papain-like cysteine protease family protein: MCLPVKNVKQAYSNWCWAAGCESILYYCRNYLGFGQEATQWDIVKYIYGSYVNQPASLYDVQRALRYFGVGSSRMYPISGYTISYGQICEQIINLKSPIGGHFFVGTGHFAVICGAYQYFDSRGFLINELFVMDPWVGYVVSKKYNDLIDNNYDWDLLDAIRVYRP; encoded by the coding sequence GTGTGCCTTCCTGTTAAAAATGTAAAACAAGCATACTCAAACTGGTGCTGGGCAGCAGGTTGTGAATCGATATTATACTATTGTAGAAACTATTTAGGTTTTGGACAAGAAGCAACACAGTGGGATATAGTAAAATATATTTACGGAAGTTATGTAAATCAACCTGCTTCGCTCTATGATGTACAAAGAGCATTAAGATATTTCGGTGTTGGTTCATCACGTATGTATCCTATAAGCGGTTATACAATATCTTACGGTCAAATTTGTGAGCAGATAATCAATCTGAAAAGTCCAATAGGTGGACACTTTTTTGTAGGAACCGGACATTTTGCCGTAATTTGTGGTGCATATCAATATTTTGATTCTCGAGGTTTTTTGATAAATGAATTGTTCGTTATGGATCCATGGGTAGGATATGTTGTCTCAAAAAAATACAATGATTTAATAGACAATAATTACGATTGGGATTTGTTAGATGCAATAAGAGTTTATAGACCATGA